From the Halalkalicoccus sp. CGA53 genome, one window contains:
- a CDS encoding branched-chain amino acid ABC transporter permease, giving the protein MSASDRIGGRISDARRAVEERTEGFSRWQVDLLLVFGFLLASYVLFVLFGLALGLSLNGIVSTLRRVTYFAAVYAILTLALNLHWGYTGLFNIGVAGFMAVGVYAMAILTAPVDGSPAGLGLPLPVGIVGGMAAAALVGLVAALPALRLRADYFAIVTLGLSEIIRLSVLSGSLREFEVAGLELGTGGGSGISFTATNSVIPWLLDLPVLSALGDALFAVGAAVGIQSSVIQSALYTLVLLACVIALYVLLARIAYSPFGRVLKAIREDELAARSLGKHTKTTKITVFMLGCALMGLGGILWQGGRGFVTPDSFLPILTFYVFVALIIGGAGSNAGSIVGGIVFAAALWEGPPFVRRIVDANLSVRSPPTIYDAVVAADPLALLGYAVGNLDQIRFMLVGVVLILLMLWRPDGVLGHRKEIAAATDLSRRPRTTATAADGGREESDE; this is encoded by the coding sequence ATGAGCGCGAGCGATCGGATCGGTGGGAGGATCTCCGACGCCCGAAGAGCCGTCGAGGAACGCACCGAGGGGTTCTCGCGCTGGCAGGTCGATCTGCTGCTCGTCTTCGGGTTTCTGCTCGCCAGCTACGTCCTCTTCGTCCTCTTCGGGCTCGCGCTCGGACTCAGCCTGAACGGCATCGTGAGCACGTTGAGGCGAGTCACCTACTTCGCGGCGGTCTACGCGATCCTCACCCTCGCGCTCAACCTCCACTGGGGCTACACTGGACTGTTCAACATCGGCGTCGCGGGCTTCATGGCCGTCGGCGTCTACGCGATGGCGATCCTCACCGCACCCGTCGACGGCTCACCCGCCGGGCTCGGTCTCCCGCTCCCGGTAGGTATCGTCGGCGGGATGGCCGCCGCGGCGCTCGTCGGCCTCGTCGCCGCGCTCCCCGCGCTCAGGCTCCGTGCTGACTACTTCGCGATCGTCACGCTCGGGCTCTCGGAGATCATCCGCCTGAGCGTGCTCTCGGGTTCGCTCCGTGAGTTCGAGGTCGCGGGGCTCGAACTCGGGACCGGCGGGGGGAGCGGCATCTCCTTCACCGCGACGAACAGCGTCATCCCCTGGCTGCTCGATCTCCCCGTCCTCTCGGCGCTCGGCGACGCGCTGTTCGCCGTCGGCGCGGCGGTCGGCATCCAGTCCTCGGTGATCCAGAGCGCTCTCTACACGCTCGTGCTGCTCGCCTGCGTGATCGCGCTCTACGTCCTGCTCGCTCGGATCGCGTACTCGCCGTTCGGCCGGGTGCTGAAGGCGATCCGCGAGGACGAACTCGCCGCCCGATCGCTCGGCAAGCACACTAAGACGACGAAGATCACGGTGTTCATGCTCGGCTGCGCGCTGATGGGCCTCGGCGGGATCCTCTGGCAGGGCGGCCGGGGCTTCGTCACGCCCGACTCGTTCCTGCCGATCCTCACCTTCTACGTCTTCGTCGCGCTGATCATCGGGGGCGCCGGCTCGAACGCGGGCAGCATCGTCGGCGGCATCGTCTTCGCGGCCGCGCTCTGGGAGGGGCCGCCGTTCGTCCGGCGGATCGTCGACGCGAACCTCTCGGTGCGGTCGCCACCGACGATCTACGACGCGGTCGTCGCCGCCGACCCGCTCGCGCTGCTCGGCTACGCCGTCGGCAACCTCGACCAGATCCGGTTCATGCTCGTCGGGGTGGTGTTGATCCTGTTGATGCTCTGGCGGCCCGACGGCGTGCTCGGCCACAGAAAGGAGATCGCCGCCGCGACCGACCTCTCGCGACGACCGCGGACGACGGCGACGGCCGCAGACGGCGGCCGGGAGGAATCCGATGAGTGA